A window of Kyrpidia spormannii genomic DNA:
CCATCCCGCGATTGACGATCAATCCGACGCGTAAGCCTTTCCGCTGTACGATGCGGTTGAGCATGGCCGTCCCGGAATACACGGCCGTCACCAACTGCGGAAAGACTTCTTCGACAGTGAGATTCCACTGCGCAAGCGCGTCGGTCGATGAGTTGATCAAGCCGACCGACTCGTCATACGGTGTGCTTTGCGCCTTGCCGACAACGAAGTTTCCTTCAGCATCCACGAAAAAGGTATCCGTCATCGTTCCGCCGGCATCGATACCCAGCACCTGAATATGGCTCGCCATCTGTGAACCTCCCTTGTATCTTGTTGTCCCCCTCCCTATCTCGCAAAGATTGTGCCATCTCTGAGATCCAGGAAATAACCCGAAATCTTGGTCTATGAAGCAGAAAAGTTGTAGCCCCCTGTTGCGCCTCCACCAGGATGTATACAGGTGTAGCGGTGCAAGTGTAGCGATGTAAATGTAGTGCCCTAGTAGGTGTTGGCGACGGTACAGTAGTACCTTGATTTCTTTGCTGCCGCCAGCAAGACGAGGGCTGCGAGCACTCGTCAATGATAATAGACTATATTCAAATGCCTCTAGTACAGATGGTGATAATCACAATGGCCAGGATGCCGAGCGGAACCATTCGGCGTAAAAAAAAGAGTTACCCCCATTCCCGCTTAGCCGAAATTTAGTATAATAGTGCAAAACCCTAGACAGCTCTGACGTGACTCCAAAAAAGTGGGGTGTAACCGTTGTATCACGCACATCGCACGGTGTTGTCCCCCGAGGAACTCAGAAAGCAGCGCCGACGATTGGAGGAAAGTTGGGACCACTTTTTACGCGATCCCCGGGCAGCCGGAAGCTCTTCCATTCGTTCCGTCGTTTTGGAGTCCTGGAGCCGATGTGTGCAGTCCGGGGTTGATCCGCGCCGCAAAGCGACGGATATTTCCCTGAAAGAAGACCAAATCAAAGATATTCTTCAATATTCTCAGTTATATGAACTGTCTTTCCCGGTTTTGCAGGATTTATCTTTGCAGGTGAAGGAGACGGGCTATCTGGTCACCCTCTGCGATCCAAAGGGGCACATCCTGTTCCTGGACGGGGACCACCAAGTACTCAAGAAAGCGGAACGGATGAACTTCGTGGTGGGAGCCGACTGGAGCGAGCAATCCATCGGGACCAACGCCATCGGCACCTGTTTGGAAGTGGGCCAGCCGGTTCAGATTTTCGCTGCCGAACACTTTTGTGTGGGGGTGCAGGATTGGACCTGTTCTTCGGCGCCGATTCGGGATCCCATCTCCCGAGAGATCATCGGGGTGGTGGATGTCACCGGTTTGTGGCGGGACATTCAGCCCCACACCTTGAGCATGGTCACTATGGCTTGCGGGACCATTCAATCTCGGATGAACCAACAGATTGCAGGAGCACGGTTCGAACTTTCTGAACGGTATCAACGGGCGCACCGGCGATACCCGGGAAACGGCGTGATGGCTCTGGACGCCGCCTTCCATCCAGTGGCCGTCAATGAAGAGGCCAGGCAGATTTTGCGGCGGCATTCCGGTCGGGAAGTGGAGCAGTGGTGGGACAATGAACGAATCCACGCCGCACTGTTCGCAGCTCGCAGCCCCTCCGGAGACGAGGGGATGTACGAGGTTACCTTAGAGGAATGTGGGATTCGCGTGGTCGTTGAGGAGGTCCAGTGGTCCGGCCGGCGGGTTGGCTACCTCCTGATCCTTCGGCCCATGGGTTCCCAAAAAGCGGCGGGCCCAACGGTGGCCTGGGGAGGTGTGATCGGGCGAAGTCCGGAGATTCTCTCGGTCATCTCCCGCTGCGACGTGGTGGCCCACACCGACGTGCCGGTCTTGCTGCTCGGGGAAAGCGGAACCGGAAAGGAATTGTTTGCCCGGGGGATCCACCAAGCCGGCCCCCGCCGGAACGGCCCTTTCATTGCCGTTAACTGCGGGGCTCTGCAAAAGGATCTTTTGGCCAGTGAACTGTTCGGTTACGCCCCCGGGGCCTTTACCGGCGCCTCGAAAACGGGGAAGCCCGGGAAGTTCGAAGAGGCCCAAAACGGCACGTTGTTTTTGGATGAGATCGGCGAAATGCCACCTGAATTTCAGGTTCATCTTCTTCGGGTGCTCCAAGAGCGTGA
This region includes:
- a CDS encoding sigma-54-dependent Fis family transcriptional regulator, encoding MYHAHRTVLSPEELRKQRRRLEESWDHFLRDPRAAGSSSIRSVVLESWSRCVQSGVDPRRKATDISLKEDQIKDILQYSQLYELSFPVLQDLSLQVKETGYLVTLCDPKGHILFLDGDHQVLKKAERMNFVVGADWSEQSIGTNAIGTCLEVGQPVQIFAAEHFCVGVQDWTCSSAPIRDPISREIIGVVDVTGLWRDIQPHTLSMVTMACGTIQSRMNQQIAGARFELSERYQRAHRRYPGNGVMALDAAFHPVAVNEEARQILRRHSGREVEQWWDNERIHAALFAARSPSGDEGMYEVTLEECGIRVVVEEVQWSGRRVGYLLILRPMGSQKAAGPTVAWGGVIGRSPEILSVISRCDVVAHTDVPVLLLGESGTGKELFARGIHQAGPRRNGPFIAVNCGALQKDLLASELFGYAPGAFTGASKTGKPGKFEEAQNGTLFLDEIGEMPPEFQVHLLRVLQEREVVRLGSSQPIPVNARIIAATHRNLEEMIRRGEFREDLYFRLHVVSLTIPPLRDRRGDIPLLIDHILDQLSKRYHIPRPGLEPDVFDFFAHRYPWPGNVRELKHALEYAVLFCNRVITWRDLPETLRKAGLGDSDRPLAPKNADPPVTSGDHRLAVGRSTLASPRQSLPGPVKSTPVSRLEPDPDVANAEPGGTGADREQLLQLLEEVGGNLSEAARRLRIARTTLYRRLDRYGIRKRLKIE